The nucleotide sequence GCCAACACCACTGGACGTGCCGCAGCTGCGGTCTATTTTTGTTTGCGGATAATCTCATCCGCAAACCCAGATTCCTGAATACAGATAGCATAGATCTGGATGCTGCTGAGCCCGGTGAGATTGGTTTGTGCCTGATTGATCGACATCCCCGGTGGGGTACAGAAGCTGGAAACGACCTGAGCATACTGGGCAGACGTACCCAAAAGATTTTCCAGGGACGAGGTATTTTGCAAGATCGGTAACGTCCGCTGCATCACTCCCTCGACTAAGACGCTGATCGACTGACTGGAATTTTTTTGAGGAACCAGTTTGCTATCGGACAACGCAGCAGTCAGGAGTTGTTTCAGTGCCTTTTGTCCCTCTGCGGTGCTAACAAGACCCGCAAACGTCTCTGGTTTCGCTTGGGGGTCAGTTTTAAAGGCAGTACGAAACCCAATCAAAAAGCTGGCGGCTAAAAAGTCCGAGAGGGTGCCAAAGTAATCGCTGTAACGAATCGGTGACGAGCGGCTACCATCCCCGCACACCACCGAACCATCTCCATCCGCACCAACCGTGAGATTAACACTCCCGTGATCTTGACAAGCACTGAGGGTGGCCTGAATCTCGCTCGAGAACATCTGGGAGAGTCGTTGCCCAGGGGATACGGAATTGGGGGTGCTCGGGGTATTCGCCCCCACTGCAACCGGAGATAGCAGCAAGGCTCCCTGGCAGGCGATCGCCAGTAATAGCTGCCACTGAGGCCGTTGATGGTTCACTGCCCATCGGTTAGCCAGGGGTGTCTTGGGAAAAATAGGGTTACTCATTTCATCAGATTAGCGAAAATTCAGCGATCGCCCACACAACACTTGGCGCATCACCCTGAGATTGGCAGGCAACTCAAATTGCATCGCCTGTTGGAGCAATAGGGTTGGCACAGGAATCGTGGGAGTCGCCTGCACCCGATAGGTAAGTAGGGTCCCACCCTGCCAATCCTGGAGGGTCAACTGGGCAGCAAAGTCTAGGAAATCTCCCTGTTCCATCGTGAACCAGATCTGTTGCTCACCCGCTTGATCCGTCTGCTCACGCACTGTTAAGTAGATTTCCACTTGCACCGCAAAGCACAAAAACTGTTTTCGCGCCACCTGGTAGAGATGTTGAATCCTAGGATCCAACTCAACCGGGGCGGGTCGAATCTGACTGCACACCATATCTGGGAAATAGCTTACCCAGCGAGGATAGTCAGTTAACTGCTGCCAGAGGTGCGATCGCGCCATTGGCAGATACAGTTGGGCGATCACCTGCCCCCCCGCAGTGCGATGGGATCTTGTTTTAACTAAAATTTCTCCCTGGAGCAGCGATACCCCATGGGTTACCTTCCAGCCCACCTCGACTGCGATGGCAGCCGTTTTAGGCAAAGCTAACACGCTCATGAATGCCTTTGACTCCTGACGCAAATCAGCAGACTGATGCCCGTCGCTATCTTAAAGTTTGTCTTTGAGAATCAATTGAATCCAGCATTACCATTTCGAGACAGTTTTTAAGCTGGGGACTGAGCTTCCTGATCATCCTTGACTCCACCCCAGGGAAAAACGTGCCAACAGCTTCAGGCAACTTCACCCCTATTTTACTGCCCATCTCCAGCAACTGGTGTGACAGAATCAGGACGAAGCCTGCTCCATATATTCGTGCGGTGCCAGATCAGCAGCCGATGCCGTTCCAGTGAGTCCTGAGGAGCTTACAGGTAATGCGGCTGGTATTCCCTACCCCAAGTGTGAAATGATTGCTCTTTTATTTTGGATTTTCCTTCCCATTACCATTGCCGTCTGGGTACTCAGAGGGTTGGGTATCCTTTCCTTTCTACCCGGTGGCTGGCTCTTGCTGTTGATGCTAATTACCACTGGTAGCGGGATTCTGACAGCGATTCGCCGCACTGCTGGCTAGGCCATGGAACCGAGATCGCACGTTAGGATAGTTCGGAGCAGTCTTGCTGCTGCTAACCATCACCTAGAAGGAGATTTCGATGTTTCTGGATGAGCTATCCCCGATTATGCAGGGCCTGGTACAACAACCCGTGGCCTTTCTAGGTGGTTTCTGTGCAGGGGTCTTGCGGCTGAATCTCGAGGAAGACCCGATTAAAA is from Neosynechococcus sphagnicola sy1 and encodes:
- a CDS encoding cyclase, producing the protein MSVLALPKTAAIAVEVGWKVTHGVSLLQGEILVKTRSHRTAGGQVIAQLYLPMARSHLWQQLTDYPRWVSYFPDMVCSQIRPAPVELDPRIQHLYQVARKQFLCFAVQVEIYLTVREQTDQAGEQQIWFTMEQGDFLDFAAQLTLQDWQGGTLLTYRVQATPTIPVPTLLLQQAMQFELPANLRVMRQVLCGRSLNFR